One Nodosilinea sp. FACHB-141 genomic window carries:
- a CDS encoding DUF2256 domain-containing protein, whose product MPKQRAKSDLPTKVCPVCQRPFTWRKKWADCWDEVKYCSDRCRRHRQQSL is encoded by the coding sequence GTGCCGAAGCAGCGTGCCAAATCCGATCTACCTACCAAGGTTTGCCCGGTATGCCAGCGCCCGTTTACCTGGCGCAAAAAGTGGGCCGACTGCTGGGATGAGGTGAAATATTGCAGCGATCGCTGCCGTCGTCATCGCCAGCAGAGCCTCTAA
- the cutA gene encoding divalent-cation tolerance protein CutA, with amino-acid sequence MSPPSLGVVLVTAGSEAEAESIARHLVEACLAACVSVLPVRSIYRWQGKIHAEPEWQLIVKADLNQFDAIAQAITQHHSYEVPEIIALPIVAGLPDYLSWLQAQAQPF; translated from the coding sequence ATGTCGCCCCCATCGTTAGGAGTCGTTCTGGTCACCGCTGGCTCTGAGGCCGAGGCCGAGAGCATAGCCCGCCATCTGGTAGAGGCCTGTCTAGCCGCTTGCGTCAGCGTGCTGCCGGTGCGTTCTATTTATCGTTGGCAGGGCAAAATTCACGCCGAGCCCGAGTGGCAGCTGATCGTCAAAGCCGACCTCAACCAGTTTGATGCGATCGCCCAGGCCATCACCCAGCACCACAGCTATGAGGTGCCCGAGATCATTGCTCTACCGATTGTGGCTGGTTTGCCCGACTACTTGAGCTGGCTCCAGGCCCAGGCGCAGCCGTTTTGA
- a CDS encoding GUN4 domain-containing protein: MVSDSDTLVDLRNQLQGDSLKKQLSAVHELLALGQEGIEALTATLVGRKDEPPTILDGKIFQVLYATEQENLRHSLAQHWPQGRMPTPSEQGVDYGPLQSLLIQQDFEEADRMTLAKLCELAGPTAVKRKWVYFTEVEQFPVEDLRTIDRLWLIYSEGKFGFSVQRRLWLSLGQNWDKFWPRIAWKDDNIWTRYPGGFIWDLSAPDGHLPLSNQLRGVRMMAALLAHPAWSEEG, encoded by the coding sequence ATGGTTTCGGACAGCGACACATTAGTGGATTTGCGCAACCAGTTGCAGGGCGATTCGCTGAAGAAGCAGCTCTCGGCGGTGCATGAGCTGCTGGCCCTGGGGCAGGAGGGAATTGAGGCATTGACCGCAACTTTGGTGGGGCGCAAAGACGAGCCGCCAACAATTTTAGACGGCAAGATCTTTCAAGTGCTCTACGCTACGGAGCAGGAGAATCTGCGTCATTCTCTGGCGCAGCATTGGCCCCAGGGGCGAATGCCGACGCCGTCGGAGCAGGGGGTTGACTACGGGCCGCTGCAATCGCTGTTGATTCAGCAAGACTTTGAAGAGGCGGACCGGATGACGCTGGCGAAGCTGTGCGAACTGGCGGGGCCAACGGCGGTAAAGCGCAAGTGGGTCTATTTCACCGAGGTGGAGCAGTTTCCAGTAGAGGATTTGCGTACCATTGACCGACTGTGGCTGATCTACTCTGAGGGTAAGTTTGGCTTCTCAGTGCAGCGCCGTCTCTGGCTCAGCCTCGGCCAAAATTGGGATAAGTTTTGGCCCCGCATTGCCTGGAAGGACGACAACATCTGGACGCGCTACCCCGGCGGCTTTATTTGGGATTTGAGCGCCCCGGATGGCCATTTGCCCCTGTCGAACCAACTGCGCGGTGTTCGCATGATGGCGGCTCTACTAGCGCACCCAGCTTGGAGTGAGGAGGGGTAA
- a CDS encoding isoaspartyl peptidase/L-asparaginase — protein sequence MTQALPKVIIHGGAGSSVGHKERLLTLREDLHSIVNEVYSKAESGARARDCVVLGCQLMEDSPHFNAGYGSVLQSDGQVRMSAGLMDGEAQRFSGVINVSRVRHPIDLAAYLQPAADRIVSDYGAAELAREMGLVPFDPVTDLRLKEWMRERASNFQSAMAGVVAETVDVPADSESRRGTIGVIVLDGSGHLAVGTSTGGKGLERLGRVSDSATPAGTYANALAAVSCTGIGEDILDECLAARIVVRVTDGMDIATAFEKSFAEATNHGRDFGAIALSQWGQIAWGKTSEVLISAYHTGDGVGDTLELDSGTLTGVV from the coding sequence ATGACCCAGGCCTTACCTAAGGTAATCATTCACGGAGGAGCGGGTAGCTCAGTGGGCCACAAGGAAAGGCTGCTGACCCTGCGAGAAGATTTACACAGTATTGTCAACGAGGTGTATAGCAAAGCTGAGTCGGGGGCTCGCGCCCGTGATTGCGTCGTGCTGGGCTGTCAGCTGATGGAAGATTCGCCCCACTTCAACGCGGGCTATGGCTCAGTGCTGCAATCTGACGGCCAGGTGCGCATGAGTGCGGGTCTGATGGATGGTGAGGCTCAGCGGTTTAGCGGCGTTATCAACGTGTCGCGGGTGCGGCATCCGATCGACCTGGCGGCCTACCTACAACCCGCTGCCGATCGCATCGTCTCTGACTATGGCGCGGCTGAGCTGGCCCGCGAGATGGGCCTGGTGCCCTTTGACCCGGTGACTGACCTCCGTTTGAAAGAATGGATGAGGGAGCGGGCCAGCAACTTTCAAAGCGCTATGGCTGGGGTGGTGGCAGAGACCGTAGATGTGCCTGCTGACTCCGAAAGTCGGCGGGGTACGATTGGGGTGATTGTGCTGGATGGGTCGGGGCACCTAGCCGTGGGTACCTCTACCGGCGGTAAGGGGCTAGAGCGGCTGGGGCGGGTGAGCGACTCGGCCACCCCAGCCGGAACCTACGCTAACGCTTTGGCGGCGGTGAGTTGTACGGGCATTGGCGAAGACATTCTCGACGAATGCCTGGCGGCCCGCATTGTCGTGCGGGTGACCGATGGTATGGACATAGCGACGGCGTTTGAAAAATCCTTTGCGGAAGCGACGAATCATGGCCGGGATTTTGGAGCGATCGCTTTGAGCCAATGGGGTCAAATTGCCTGGGGTAAAACCAGCGAGGTGTTGATATCGGCCTACCATACGGGCGATGGCGTGGGCGATACCCTAGAGCTAGACTCAGGTACCTTGACCGGAGTGGTGTAA
- a CDS encoding DUF2834 domain-containing protein gives MNRLIFWGVWFGFILYAFILAPPNRPDTAELILKLSTGAWEGINPTVIALFNAMGIWPMVYAAVALVDGHEQKQRAWPFVVVSFAVGAFALLPYLALRQPHPSFSGPKSALLRLLESRWLGAVLAAGAIALAAFALLKGDWPDFWQQWQTSRFIHVMSLDFVALWLLFPVLLRDDMARRGMSQPWIVAAVLALPLVGACLYLALRPAMEESPVAEEVGA, from the coding sequence ATGAATCGATTGATTTTTTGGGGCGTTTGGTTTGGGTTTATTCTGTATGCATTTATACTTGCTCCTCCCAATCGCCCTGACACCGCTGAACTGATCTTAAAACTTTCCACGGGCGCGTGGGAGGGCATTAACCCTACCGTCATAGCCCTGTTTAACGCTATGGGAATTTGGCCAATGGTTTACGCCGCGGTGGCTCTGGTGGACGGCCACGAACAAAAGCAGCGGGCCTGGCCCTTTGTGGTGGTGTCGTTTGCGGTGGGAGCTTTTGCGCTGCTGCCCTACTTAGCGCTGCGACAGCCTCACCCCAGCTTTAGCGGCCCCAAAAGTGCGCTGCTGCGCCTATTGGAATCTCGCTGGCTAGGGGCAGTGCTAGCGGCGGGGGCGATCGCCCTAGCTGCCTTTGCATTACTTAAAGGAGATTGGCCTGATTTTTGGCAGCAGTGGCAGACCAGCCGCTTTATCCACGTCATGTCGCTGGACTTTGTTGCCCTGTGGCTGTTGTTCCCGGTGCTGCTGCGCGACGACATGGCCCGCCGGGGCATGAGTCAGCCCTGGATTGTAGCGGCGGTGCTGGCACTTCCTTTGGTAGGCGCGTGTTTGTATCTGGCACTGAGGCCGGCTATGGAGGAGAGTCCAGTAGCAGAGGAAGTGGGGGCGTAG
- a CDS encoding acyl-CoA dehydrogenase family protein yields MLELLNQPTHQQQNRDWLAFAQSLGQQFSPSEQAADANDTFVAENFEILRQSGLSAMGVPQEFGGGGASYTEVCETLKTLARHCSSTALAFSMHTHQVMVPAWKWQHQNAPVDGLLKRIAQEKIILLSSGGGDWLPGSGTATRTEGGFLITARKAFASGAPAGDLLMTSAVYDDPAEGKTVLHFALPMQTPGVSIVPTWQAMGMRGTGSHDIVLANVFVSDQAIALRRPADKWHPAFHLITMIAFPIIYSVYVGVAEAARDLVVQHISNCDDEHIYYQVGGLDNELTAAKIALQHMISTSISSQPGFDITNQIMTGRALVARSVLGVVDMAMEIAGGRSFNRPFGLEKLFRDAQGVRFHPLRDEAQRKLSGQLALGYDRTLL; encoded by the coding sequence ATGCTTGAACTTCTTAATCAACCCACCCATCAACAGCAAAATCGCGACTGGCTAGCCTTCGCTCAGTCGCTAGGTCAACAGTTTTCCCCCAGCGAACAGGCCGCCGATGCCAACGATACCTTTGTCGCCGAAAATTTTGAAATACTACGACAGTCGGGGCTATCGGCCATGGGTGTTCCCCAAGAATTTGGTGGGGGAGGTGCTAGCTATACAGAGGTTTGTGAAACTTTAAAAACCTTAGCTCGCCACTGTAGTTCGACCGCTCTAGCCTTTTCAATGCACACCCACCAGGTCATGGTACCGGCTTGGAAATGGCAGCACCAAAACGCTCCGGTAGATGGGTTACTCAAACGCATTGCCCAAGAGAAAATTATTCTGCTTAGCAGTGGCGGCGGCGATTGGCTGCCCGGCTCTGGCACCGCGACTCGCACCGAAGGTGGTTTCCTAATTACGGCGCGCAAAGCCTTTGCTAGCGGTGCCCCAGCCGGCGATTTGCTCATGACTAGCGCCGTCTATGACGACCCTGCCGAAGGAAAAACGGTACTGCACTTTGCCCTGCCTATGCAGACCCCTGGTGTTTCAATTGTGCCTACCTGGCAAGCCATGGGCATGCGCGGCACCGGCTCCCACGACATTGTGCTGGCTAATGTTTTTGTATCCGATCAGGCGATCGCCCTGCGTCGTCCGGCCGACAAATGGCACCCGGCATTTCATTTGATCACCATGATTGCCTTCCCCATTATTTATTCGGTCTATGTTGGGGTAGCTGAGGCCGCCAGAGATTTAGTCGTTCAGCACATTAGCAACTGTGATGATGAGCATATTTACTATCAAGTTGGCGGCTTAGACAATGAGCTAACGGCGGCTAAGATTGCCTTACAACATATGATTTCAACCAGCATCTCTAGCCAGCCTGGTTTTGATATCACCAACCAAATTATGACGGGTCGAGCCTTGGTAGCGCGATCGGTGCTCGGGGTTGTCGATATGGCCATGGAAATCGCTGGAGGTCGTTCTTTTAACCGCCCCTTTGGCTTAGAAAAACTCTTCCGCGACGCCCAAGGTGTACGGTTTCACCCCCTGCGAGATGAGGCCCAACGTAAACTTTCCGGGCAATTAGCTCTCGGGTACGACCGCACACTGCTGTAG
- a CDS encoding winged helix-turn-helix transcriptional regulator translates to MGKGYGQYCPISRAAEIICERWTPLILRELMSGSHHFNEISYGVPLMSRALLIKRLKELELAGIITRQEKTTGPGSVYLLTPAGEALRPLIDQMGVWASHWTCDRLSPDQLDDRLLMWAMRRGINLGAFPATKVVLQFDLRGLTKGKQKERSYWMVVESERVDVCFQDPGFSVDVIIYADLSVFTHVVMGYESLEQALRTGSIAFDGPNEYVQQLPIWLYLQRERRHLSGIAPVVLGKMA, encoded by the coding sequence ATGGGAAAGGGATATGGACAGTACTGCCCTATTTCTAGGGCGGCGGAAATTATTTGTGAGCGCTGGACACCCCTGATTTTGAGGGAGTTGATGTCTGGCAGTCACCACTTCAATGAGATTAGCTATGGAGTGCCGCTGATGTCGAGGGCTCTGCTGATTAAGCGTCTCAAGGAGTTAGAGCTGGCTGGCATTATTACTCGCCAGGAAAAAACGACTGGGCCGGGATCGGTTTATTTGCTCACTCCGGCGGGGGAAGCGCTGCGTCCTCTGATTGACCAAATGGGGGTTTGGGCCTCCCACTGGACCTGCGATCGCCTCTCCCCTGATCAGCTGGATGACCGGCTACTAATGTGGGCCATGCGGCGGGGCATTAATCTTGGGGCGTTTCCAGCTACCAAAGTGGTTTTGCAATTCGACCTGCGCGGCCTGACCAAAGGAAAACAGAAAGAGCGCAGCTATTGGATGGTGGTCGAGTCAGAACGGGTTGATGTTTGCTTTCAAGACCCCGGTTTTAGCGTTGATGTCATTATCTACGCTGACCTCAGCGTCTTTACCCATGTAGTGATGGGCTATGAGAGCCTAGAGCAAGCCCTGAGGACTGGCAGTATTGCCTTCGATGGGCCTAACGAGTACGTACAGCAATTACCGATTTGGCTCTACCTGCAGCGCGAACGCCGTCACCTTTCAGGGATAGCCCCGGTTGTGCTCGGCAAGATGGCCTGA
- a CDS encoding NADP-dependent isocitrate dehydrogenase, with product MYERITPPTVGDRITFKDGEPVVPDTPIIPYIRGDGTGVDIWPAAQRVFDAAVAAAYGGKREIVWFRVYAGDEACEQYGTYQYLPNDTLKAIEEFGVAIKGPLTTPVGGGIRSLNVALRQINDLYACVRPCKYYAGTPSPHRSPEKLDVIIYRENTEDIYLGIEWKQGDPIGDQLIKYLNTELIPATPEHGKKQIPLDSGIGIKPISKTGSQRLVRRAMKHALRLPKDKQQVTLVHKGNIMKYTEGAFRDWGYELATSEFRADCVTERESWILGNKEANPDLSTEDNARQIEPGYDALTPEKKAAIHTEVEGILAAIWETHGNGQWKDKIMVNDRIADSIFQQIQTRPDEYSILATMNLNGDYLSDAAAAIVGGLGMGPGANIGDTCAIFEATHGTAPKHAGLDRINPGSVILSGVMMLEYMGWQEAADLIKKGMGAAIASREVTYDLARLMEPPVNPPLKCSEFAEAIVKHFDD from the coding sequence ATGTACGAACGGATCACTCCCCCGACAGTAGGCGATCGCATCACCTTTAAAGATGGCGAACCCGTCGTGCCAGATACGCCTATCATTCCCTACATCCGTGGTGATGGAACGGGGGTAGATATTTGGCCCGCCGCCCAGCGAGTGTTTGACGCGGCGGTGGCCGCAGCCTACGGCGGCAAGCGCGAGATTGTCTGGTTTCGGGTCTACGCTGGCGACGAAGCCTGTGAGCAGTACGGCACCTACCAATACCTGCCCAACGATACCCTCAAAGCCATTGAAGAGTTCGGCGTGGCGATCAAGGGCCCTCTCACTACCCCAGTCGGCGGCGGCATTCGCTCGCTCAACGTGGCCCTGCGGCAGATTAACGACCTCTACGCCTGCGTGCGCCCCTGTAAGTACTACGCCGGTACCCCCTCCCCCCACCGCAGCCCCGAAAAGCTCGACGTCATTATCTATAGAGAGAACACCGAAGATATTTACCTGGGCATCGAGTGGAAGCAGGGCGACCCGATTGGCGACCAGCTGATCAAGTACCTTAATACTGAGCTGATCCCGGCCACCCCAGAGCACGGCAAAAAGCAGATTCCCCTCGACTCGGGCATTGGCATCAAGCCAATTAGCAAAACCGGTAGCCAGCGCTTGGTGCGCCGTGCCATGAAGCACGCCCTGCGTCTGCCCAAAGACAAGCAGCAGGTCACTCTGGTGCACAAGGGCAACATCATGAAGTACACCGAAGGGGCCTTCCGCGACTGGGGCTACGAGCTGGCCACCTCAGAATTTCGCGCTGACTGCGTCACCGAACGCGAGTCCTGGATTTTGGGCAATAAAGAAGCCAATCCTGACCTCTCCACCGAAGACAACGCCCGCCAGATCGAGCCAGGATACGACGCCCTCACCCCCGAGAAGAAAGCCGCTATTCACACCGAAGTCGAGGGCATTCTCGCCGCCATTTGGGAAACCCACGGCAACGGCCAGTGGAAAGACAAGATCATGGTGAACGATCGCATCGCCGACAGCATCTTCCAGCAGATCCAGACCCGGCCCGATGAGTACTCCATCCTCGCCACCATGAACTTAAATGGCGACTACCTCTCCGATGCGGCAGCGGCCATCGTCGGCGGCCTGGGCATGGGACCAGGGGCCAACATTGGCGACACCTGCGCCATCTTTGAGGCCACCCACGGCACTGCCCCCAAGCACGCTGGGCTAGACCGCATCAACCCCGGCTCTGTGATTCTCTCTGGGGTGATGATGCTGGAGTACATGGGCTGGCAAGAGGCCGCGGACCTAATTAAGAAAGGTATGGGGGCAGCGATCGCCTCCCGCGAAGTTACCTACGACCTGGCCCGCCTAATGGAGCCGCCGGTCAACCCACCGCTGAAGTGCTCGGAGTTTGCCGAGGCGATCGTCAAACACTTTGACGACTAG
- a CDS encoding response regulator transcription factor: MNTVLIVDDDPILQTALTRHLKAQGFEVMSATSGQEALDLLCNQPADVVVSDVVMPGMNGFEFCHHLRSSPAGEMVPFIFLSGLGELTNRVQGHMLGADDYLVKPFSAQELIAKVKGAIARSQRLHSALERMLEQSALQPTPLPLSPAEERVFWEVVQGFTNKQIGEHLFLSPRTVQTHLSNMLAKLNLENRSQIVRFAFEHGYRMPEELERG; encoded by the coding sequence ATGAATACGGTTTTAATTGTTGACGACGATCCCATATTGCAAACGGCATTGACCCGGCACTTAAAGGCTCAGGGGTTTGAGGTGATGAGCGCGACCTCAGGCCAAGAGGCGCTAGATTTGTTGTGCAATCAACCTGCGGACGTGGTGGTGTCAGACGTGGTGATGCCGGGCATGAATGGGTTCGAGTTTTGCCATCACCTGCGCTCTAGCCCCGCCGGAGAAATGGTGCCATTTATCTTTCTCTCTGGCCTGGGAGAGCTGACTAACCGGGTGCAGGGTCACATGCTCGGGGCTGATGACTATTTGGTTAAGCCCTTCTCGGCGCAGGAGCTGATTGCCAAGGTCAAAGGGGCGATCGCGCGATCGCAGCGTCTCCACAGTGCCCTAGAGCGCATGCTGGAACAGTCGGCTCTTCAGCCAACTCCCCTACCCCTTTCCCCGGCTGAGGAGCGTGTATTTTGGGAAGTTGTCCAGGGCTTCACTAACAAACAGATTGGCGAACACCTCTTTCTAAGCCCCCGCACGGTGCAAACTCACCTCAGCAACATGCTGGCTAAACTCAACCTCGAGAACCGATCGCAGATCGTGCGCTTTGCCTTTGAGCACGGCTATAGGATGCCGGAGGAGTTGGAGAGAGGGTAG
- a CDS encoding pentapeptide repeat-containing protein: MPQFWEPAVPLVAPRESGASPTHHRSIMHIKYFLELYEAGYRDFTGISLAGGDFSHHILVDVDLSRANLKGANLSRSFLTQANLDYATLNWANLSFAKMSETHLNQADLTKANLRGSFLVRADLRNAKLSGCDLCHANLRNADLREANLCGANLTGANLRGANLSGANLSWAHLTGARLSGADLERTCMDAVNLEGAWLNGVDLHGMNLAGANLKEAKLNGANLDHANLSSANLTHTTMRGVSLLGADLSGSDLTGAVLWNGMLDGVDLSRADLTRAHLGEASLKAAVVVGTEFTESVLPEEARTYLYETVQGETRWTHRPARETLNQSQFVDRIPQQ, translated from the coding sequence ATGCCCCAGTTTTGGGAACCTGCCGTGCCATTAGTCGCCCCCCGTGAGTCTGGCGCTTCCCCGACTCACCATAGAAGCATTATGCACATTAAATATTTCCTCGAGCTTTACGAAGCTGGCTATCGTGACTTCACCGGCATTAGCCTGGCCGGTGGTGACTTTAGCCATCACATTTTGGTAGACGTGGACCTCAGCCGCGCCAATCTTAAAGGTGCCAACCTCAGCCGCTCCTTTCTCACCCAGGCTAACCTCGACTACGCCACCCTCAACTGGGCGAACCTGAGCTTTGCCAAAATGAGCGAGACTCACCTGAACCAAGCAGACCTCACCAAGGCCAACCTGCGTGGATCCTTCTTAGTACGAGCTGACCTGCGCAATGCCAAGCTCAGCGGCTGCGACCTGTGCCATGCCAACCTGCGCAATGCCGATTTGCGGGAGGCCAATCTCTGCGGCGCTAACCTGACCGGGGCCAATTTGCGCGGTGCGAACCTGAGCGGGGCCAACCTATCCTGGGCGCATCTCACCGGGGCCCGACTCAGTGGGGCCGACCTAGAGCGCACCTGCATGGATGCCGTCAACCTAGAAGGAGCCTGGCTCAACGGCGTAGACCTCCACGGTATGAATTTGGCTGGGGCCAACCTCAAAGAGGCCAAACTCAATGGGGCCAACCTCGACCACGCCAACCTCAGCTCGGCCAATCTTACCCACACCACCATGCGTGGGGTGAGTCTATTAGGGGCCGACCTCAGCGGCTCTGATCTGACCGGGGCCGTATTGTGGAACGGCATGCTTGACGGCGTAGATCTATCGCGGGCTGACCTCACCCGTGCCCACTTGGGGGAGGCGTCTCTTAAAGCAGCCGTGGTGGTGGGCACTGAGTTCACCGAGTCGGTGCTGCCGGAAGAAGCTCGCACCTACCTCTACGAAACGGTGCAGGGGGAAACCCGTTGGACCCACCGTCCAGCCCGGGAAACCCTGAACCAATCGCAGTTTGTCGATCGCATTCCCCAGCAGTGA
- the gndA gene encoding NADP-dependent phosphogluconate dehydrogenase, which yields MAQSFGVIGLAVMGENLALNVESKGFPVAVYNRTAAVTERFMEKRAQGKNVKATYSLEEFVQSLERPRRILVMVKAGAPVDAVIDQLRPLLDDGDMIMDGGNSLYEDTERRTKDLESTGLRFIGMGVSGGEEGALLGPSLMPGGTRAAYDSIEPIVKKIAAQVDDGPCVTYIGPRGAGHYVKMVHNGIEYGDMQLIAEAYDLMKSVLSLNHNQLFDVFAEWNLTDELNSFLIEITADIFTNIDAETGEPLAELILDAAGQKGTGRWTVMSALELGVGIPTITAAVNARIMSSIKEERVAASKELSGPTASFDGDVKAVVNKIRDALYCSKICSYAQGMALIGAASKAYEYDVNLGETARIWKGGCIIRAGFLNKIKHAYDENPSLPNLLLAPEFKQTILDRQTAWREVIAMAATFGIPVPAFSASLDYFDSYRRDRLPQNLTQAQRDYFGAHTYLRVDKEGTFHTEWTKAPARV from the coding sequence ATGGCACAGAGTTTTGGTGTAATTGGGCTCGCCGTTATGGGCGAGAACCTGGCGCTTAACGTCGAGAGTAAAGGCTTTCCGGTGGCCGTGTACAACCGCACTGCCGCCGTGACCGAACGTTTTATGGAAAAGCGTGCCCAGGGCAAAAATGTTAAGGCCACCTACAGCCTTGAAGAGTTCGTGCAGTCGTTAGAGCGGCCTCGGCGCATTTTGGTCATGGTTAAAGCCGGGGCGCCCGTAGATGCCGTCATCGACCAGCTGCGCCCTCTGCTGGACGATGGCGACATGATTATGGACGGCGGCAACTCCCTCTACGAAGACACCGAGCGCCGCACAAAGGATTTGGAATCTACTGGCCTGCGGTTTATCGGTATGGGGGTCAGCGGCGGCGAAGAGGGAGCGCTGCTCGGCCCCAGCTTGATGCCTGGCGGCACCCGCGCGGCCTACGACTCGATCGAGCCCATCGTTAAGAAAATTGCGGCTCAGGTCGATGATGGCCCCTGTGTTACCTACATCGGCCCTCGCGGCGCGGGTCACTACGTCAAAATGGTGCACAACGGCATTGAGTACGGCGATATGCAGCTGATTGCCGAAGCCTACGACCTGATGAAGAGCGTATTGAGCCTCAACCACAACCAGCTCTTCGACGTGTTCGCGGAGTGGAATCTCACCGATGAGCTGAATTCCTTTTTGATCGAAATCACCGCCGACATCTTTACCAACATCGACGCCGAAACCGGTGAGCCCTTGGCTGAGCTGATTCTAGATGCGGCGGGACAAAAGGGCACAGGTCGCTGGACGGTGATGAGCGCCCTGGAGCTAGGCGTGGGCATTCCCACCATTACCGCCGCGGTGAATGCGCGGATTATGTCGTCAATTAAAGAGGAGAGGGTAGCGGCGTCTAAGGAGCTGAGCGGTCCCACGGCCAGTTTTGACGGCGATGTCAAAGCAGTGGTGAACAAAATTCGCGATGCGCTGTACTGCTCAAAGATTTGCTCCTATGCCCAGGGCATGGCGCTGATTGGCGCGGCCTCTAAGGCCTACGAGTACGATGTCAACCTAGGTGAAACGGCTCGGATTTGGAAGGGGGGCTGCATTATTCGGGCGGGCTTTTTGAATAAGATCAAGCATGCCTATGACGAAAACCCCAGCTTGCCTAACCTGCTGCTGGCTCCTGAGTTTAAGCAGACAATTCTCGATCGCCAGACGGCTTGGCGGGAAGTAATCGCCATGGCGGCGACGTTTGGCATTCCGGTGCCGGCGTTTAGTGCGTCGCTGGATTACTTTGACAGCTACCGGCGCGATCGCCTGCCCCAAAACCTGACCCAGGCGCAGCGTGACTACTTTGGGGCGCATACGTACCTACGGGTCGATAAGGAGGGCACGTTCCACACGGAGTGGACAAAGGCTCCAGCGCGGGTGTAA
- a CDS encoding glutathione S-transferase family protein, whose protein sequence is MAGLPPGLLIRTAKQVWTTLWQTMMGQMAPSSKSGDYQRPESAFRQWVTSDGAYLPEANRYQLIVGMGCPWAHRTLVTRALKGLEEAISVLPVIPSPDEGCWVFETPFRGCRTLPEFYRQVKPGYQGRATVPVLWDRQKASIVNNESADIIVILNEAFNEWATRPEVDLYPDALKAEVDQWNDRTYQAVNNGVYRCGFAQTQAAYDRAVTELFDALDVTDQALGDRPYLCGDKVTLADVRLFTTLFRFDVVYYSLFKCNRRRIQDYAHLGPYLRRLYQLPGVAETCDIEAVKRDYYGNLFPLNPGGIIPSGPDLGYLKAPVEVLASR, encoded by the coding sequence ATGGCTGGTCTCCCGCCGGGTTTGCTAATTCGCACTGCTAAGCAGGTTTGGACAACGCTGTGGCAGACCATGATGGGTCAGATGGCTCCCAGCAGCAAAAGTGGCGACTACCAGCGGCCTGAGAGCGCGTTTCGCCAGTGGGTTACCTCCGATGGAGCCTATCTACCTGAAGCGAATCGCTATCAGTTGATCGTTGGCATGGGCTGTCCGTGGGCGCACCGGACTTTGGTGACGCGGGCCTTGAAGGGACTGGAAGAAGCCATTTCAGTTCTGCCCGTGATCCCGTCTCCTGACGAGGGCTGCTGGGTGTTTGAAACGCCCTTTCGCGGCTGTCGCACGCTGCCAGAATTCTACCGCCAGGTCAAGCCAGGCTATCAGGGGCGAGCGACGGTACCGGTGCTGTGGGATCGGCAGAAGGCCAGCATTGTCAATAACGAAAGTGCCGACATTATCGTTATTTTGAATGAGGCGTTCAATGAATGGGCGACCCGGCCAGAGGTTGACCTTTATCCAGATGCCTTAAAAGCCGAGGTTGACCAGTGGAACGATCGCACCTACCAAGCCGTTAACAATGGCGTCTACCGCTGCGGCTTTGCCCAAACCCAGGCCGCCTACGATCGCGCCGTCACCGAGCTATTTGATGCACTGGATGTGACCGATCAGGCTTTGGGCGATCGCCCCTACCTCTGCGGCGACAAGGTGACCCTGGCCGATGTGCGGCTGTTTACGACGCTGTTTCGATTCGATGTGGTCTATTACAGCCTGTTCAAGTGCAACCGCCGCCGCATTCAAGACTACGCCCATCTCGGCCCCTACCTGCGGCGTCTATATCAACTGCCTGGCGTAGCGGAGACCTGCGACATTGAGGCGGTCAAGCGAGACTACTACGGCAACCTATTTCCGCTAAATCCGGGCGGTATTATTCCCTCTGGGCCAGATTTGGGGTATCTAAAGGCTCCGGTCGAGGTGCTGGCTAGTCGGTAG